The genomic DNA TCGGGGGCGGTGTGGAGCCAGATGAGGTCGCGGGCGCGCTCCACCGGCAGGCCGGGGGCGAGGGCGCCGGTCTCGGCCAGGTGGGTGGCCAGGGCGGTGGCGCCCGTGAGCCGCTCGCGGTCGATGGTGGCCGCCAACTCCTGGAGGTCGGGCTCGCCGGCACGGGCCGCGGCCAGCAGGGCACTGGTCAGGGGACCGGCCCGCTCCAGCATGGCCCGGCCGATGGCGGCGTACCGGGCCAGCTTGCCGCGCGGGTCGGGGTCGGCGGCCAGCGCCTGGAGGGCGGGCCGGCGAGCGAGCGGCACGGGGTCGACGTCGCCGGCCAGCAGCACGTCGTAGACCCGCTTGACCAGCCGCGGCTTGGGCCCCAACACCTTGTAGAGCAGGGCGACCGAGACGCCGGCCTCGGCGGCCAGGTCGGCCATGGCCAGCCCGGCGTAGCCGCGCTCCAGCAGCAGCCGGTGCGCGGTGTCGACGACCCGCTGCTCGGTGCGCCGGGCGGCGGCGGCCCGGCGGGCGTTGTCGTAGGCGCGGGTCTTGACAGGACGCGGCAATTTAGTAGAACCTCATTCTACCGAAAGAGTAGCACGAGGAGACGACAGCATGGACACGCGCACGGCGACCGCCCACGACCTCGTGCGGCGGAGCCTGCGGCTGATGCAGGCCTGGGACGACGCCGAGGCGGCCGAGCTCATCCACCCCGACGCCGCCAACGACGAGGCGGTCAGTGAGCCGCCGGACGCCCGGGGCCGCGGGCCGGCCGCGTTCAAGGCGACCTACGACTGGCTTCACGCCACCTTCGAGGAGCTGCGCTGGGACGTGGAGGACCTGGTGGCCGAGGGCGACCTGGTCGTCGCCCGCACCGTGATGCGCGGCCGGCAGGTGGCGCCGTTCGTGACCTACGGCCCCG from Actinomycetota bacterium includes the following:
- a CDS encoding ester cyclase, with translation MDTRTATAHDLVRRSLRLMQAWDDAEAAELIHPDAANDEAVSEPPDARGRGPAAFKATYDWLHATFEELRWDVEDLVAEGDLVVARTVMRGRQVAPFVTYGPDGRPAQVFASNGRSFASSQTHWYRLAEGRIVGHAADRDDLGQARQLGWVPPTPAFLLRSALARRRLRRATP
- a CDS encoding helix-turn-helix domain-containing protein, giving the protein MPRPVKTRAYDNARRAAAARRTEQRVVDTAHRLLLERGYAGLAMADLAAEAGVSVALLYKVLGPKPRLVKRVYDVLLAGDVDPVPLARRPALQALAADPDPRGKLARYAAIGRAMLERAGPLTSALLAAARAGEPDLQELAATIDRERLTGATALATHLAETGALAPGLPVERARDLIWLHTAPDTYRLLVLERGWALDEWERWFAASLAAALLPDEGAAPPGSPG